The Dioscorea cayenensis subsp. rotundata cultivar TDr96_F1 chromosome 18, TDr96_F1_v2_PseudoChromosome.rev07_lg8_w22 25.fasta, whole genome shotgun sequence genome includes the window tTATAGGAAATTTAGCTCAGCCTGGATAGCTTATTTCCATTTTggcaatcatttctttgtcgacattcttcaatAGATCATGGCTCTAGatcattattagtatttatttctatatctgtagccacattgtagatgaatatagcATTTATTTCAATCTCATGCCGATTCATTCTTTGatcatcatctacatagcaaattgaatttttaatatttttagaaatatcaTTTCCCATTAGTTCATTAATTTGTTCTGAGGGTTTCATaattttctttccctttttacATGAAAGatccctttctttattttttttgcttcctttttctaggagctAAATCTTTAGCGCCAATTAGTCTTCCACatttttgtcgtggtttattttctatttgattttctttcaatggagTCTTAGAAATCTCAATTCTTGTAGGAGCATTAGcagctggtatatatgatttgattaccattttagtatcagtgaatgcatcagatgtttcatttgcaatattttgtaatttaatgatCTTTTAAACTTCAAGTTCATATTCATTGGTGCGAGGAACATATGTATGcaatcgtgatgcattccaatcaatttattttggcttgttttgagtaatcatttctccccctaATGAAGGGAACATTGATTCATCAAAATGGCAATCTGCAAATCTTGTAGTAAATATATCTCCCGTTAATGgctctaaatatcgtataattgaagggAGAATcgtaaccaacatatataccaagtctgcgttatggacccatttttgtacgatttgATGGTGCTATTGGCACATATattgcacaaccaaatattcttatatgtgaaatatcaggttctttacccataacaagttggtatggtgaatatgaattacatgcaaTGGATCGGATCTGTATTAAAGCTACAGCATGCAAAATAGTATGACCCCATGCACTTGTAGGCAGTTTCatccttaataacattggacgagcaataatctggagtcttttaattaatgactctgcTAACCCATTTTAGATATATACATGAGCtactggatgctcaacatgtattccaagtgctatacaaaaatcataaaatgattttgatgaaaattcaccagtattatcaagacgaattatctttatgggataatatggaaattgtgctttaagcctgataatttgtgccaataatcTTGCAAAGGCTACATTCCTTGTAAACAaaagtgaaacatgggaccatctagtcgatgcatctattaaaactataaaatatctaaatgatccgcatgatggatgtattggtccacatatatctccttgtattctttctagAAATTTAGAAAATTCACCAGTCACCTTAGTTGTCGAAGGTCTAGTTATTAGTTTTCCCATTGAGCATactgaacatgcatattcattaattgttaggattttataatctttcagtGGGTGTCCATCAGAACTAGTAACAATCTGGCGCAACATAATAGCATctggatgtccaagtctttcataccatattttaaatatctttggGTCATTAACCTTCCGGGTTAATATTgcatgtgattccatcactttgatacgtgtaaaatataatcctgaAGATATACAGGAAAAGCTTTCGAGTCCACGttttttgtatgaaataattcatGTAATATGaagatattcttttctttctagaCTTAGgagaatagagagcatttttcatccgcaaggatgtcccatttggcaacatcaatgtTGTTTCTCCAAAACCTTCAATCAGGTCTAATGACcctgctattgtggctatacatgtctttctcattgataaagatataaaatatatttttcttatcaaaacACTATGCATTGTTccacaatcaataatgcattcataaTCAGCCATATTTCTaacaaaacagaagaaaaacataattttaataacaCATAATAGAaagatatattaaaatttgtctcaatatgcgttgtcagcaaaatttgtctcaatatctttacttttcttatttttgagtgattcttggtaaagatggacaaaatgttTAGGAGTCCTGTAAATTCTGGACCAATGACCTTCTAGGCCACATCAATAGCAGGTACCCCTCTTTGTCTCTGACCCCATATTGTggctttgttgcttttgttgatgtacatcaattttgctatcgtgtggtccgatattatttctACTCTCATCACGACCACGTCGTCCTTAACCACCATAATATCCTCGTTCACCGTGGTTTTTAAAACCGGTACCGTGACCACGCCATCTTCTTTgtccaaaattaatttctggcGATGGTGTTGATCCAcatggtcgagattgatgattctgcatcaacagttcattgttttgctccgccacaaggagacaagaaattgattcagaaaattttgtgaaattcttttctctatattgttgttgtaatataatattttgtacgtgaaatgttgtaaatgttgtaatataacatttacaacatttcacgcatgaaatattgtaaatgttttctcgagcatcatacCTTCCGCCACTGTTTCTCCACAGAGACTTAGTACTGACACAATTATAAATAGTTTGGAATTATATTCTTACACACTTTTAAAGTCTTGGAACCTGAGACTTAACCAATCATTACGTGCTTTGGGCAAGTAGACTATTATGAGATGTTCAAATCGTTCTTTCaaggataaccacaattcctaTGGATCCTTAATggtcaaatattcattcttcaggtgatgccttataaatattaaagctTTCGCCCTATTATCATTAGGCTCATCGTTATTAACCTCAATAGTTTTGCCCAGGTTCCTTGCTTTCAAATGGAGCTTGATATTTAGGCTCCATGATATATATTTGCTCTCAGAAATGTGAAGAGCCTCAAATTCTCcttttgcaatatttgccattAAAGATCAatctctataaaatataatagatgATTATAAGAAAGGAGAAAAATACGAATACTTGAAATATAATTACATTAAAGTTAAATGGAAATGTAAAACAAGATTAAGAGCATATTTGCGCTGATAACGTATTGTATAAGCAACAAGTAATTCatcttcaatataaatatatatgtagatttccatgaatagaaaataagtagagaagaaaacataaagagaaaagaaaagaaattgtaCCGATCACCGTCAATTACACCTAGCCTTCTTTACTTACTtcttatctttcttcttcaccCCCACAAAATACATAAATGTATGGGTATTTATAGgcttacaagagttgaatgaacggtcaGGATTGATTCGATTTGACGGTTCAAAATACCTTGGTAGGTGGAATAGTAACAATACTGAAGACTGCTACGGTACCACATGGTCTTAGGGAATATGGTCTCAGGGACATCAGGACAATTATACATGAGAGCTAGTTTTGAAagatataagaaaagaaaattttaatttcaggGACATTAAATATCAACCTTATTCGccatatatttttaacatatatatatatatatatatatatatatatcaagaaatgataaataaaaataaataaaaacaattgtcATACATAACCTTTTCAAAAGTAAACTGCCAAGAAAATTCTTTTTATgctattattatacaaatatcAACAAACGTTTGTTAACATAACTGCTTATATTGAATGGatagaaaatataaacataaaaggaaattattaaatatatatatactaattaagttaaattctgattattattttcttttactcattatttacataaataaaaacttctgttttattttgttggtgGATACATTGGATGTAGACATTGTGAAAACTTTCCAAACCATCCATCATCAACCCTCTAACAATTGCTCAGATTCCAAATTACCAAAGACCATCCACTGTGGGAGATCTTGGAAGTAAGTCACTCCATTTTCCCTTCTTTTTATCCTTTTATTATTCATCATCTTTTGATCTTTTTGactttgtgtttcttttttactttattgtttttactttttatgtgGTAGAAGCTCATTGGAGCCAAAGATTCATAGTCAAAGTTGGTTGTTAGCATTATTCTTTCCCCAATTTTATGTGATAATATTTGTATATACCTAtgaagagaatatatatatatataatagaatcTAACATAAAAAGGAAATTCTAAAGAGTTCTTCTTAGACAGGATACCATGGATGTTGTAAGATGCATGAGAACCCATGAAAGTGCTTGCTTTGCAAAGCCATGACATGTTCAGTTGTTGCAGAGAAGTATCATGCATTTGCTGAACTGTTAGAAAGTCTTAAGTCAACACTGTTTAAAATTAATCATTACTAGCATGTGAACAAATTGACCATGAAGAATTCACAACTTGTTTCTTATTCTTGAATGTGGTCTGGATGTCATTTAGATTCATATTCTCTTTATGTCCTATATAATGAACCTTTTTGCATTAGTTTTCCCCACATTCTCATTCTTCACTTGCAGGTACTCTGCCTTCTAATGAACACTGTGATCATTCATTTATGAAaactaattgatttttttttttttttaatttagtgtaGGATAGAACAATGGTTCATTCGGTCTCGCCGACACGTTACAAGGTTGCATATCCACCAAGAAGGAAGCTTGCAACAGAGTTTGCTGATAAATTGAAAGAAACATTCTTTAGTGATGATCCTCTTCGTCCTTACAAGGATCAAACAAGAGCGAGAAAAGTCGGGATTGTTTTTCAGTACTTATTTCCGATTCTTGAGTGGTCGAAAGGCTATAATCTTTCTAAGTTCAAGGGCGATCTTATTGCCGGATTAACCATTGCTAGTCTATGCATTCCTCAAGATATTGGCTATGCAAAGCTTGCAAATTTAGATCCCAAATATGGATTATGTAAGTAACTCTTGATACCGTATCATATCAGCTACAAATAGTATCAGAATTATGACTGCAGACTCTAGTTTTGTTCCACCACTTATTTACGCGGTAATGGGGAGTTCGAGAGATATTGCTATCGGTCCAGTTGCTGTTGTGTCTTTACTTCTAGGTACTCTACTGAAAGATGAGATTGATCCAGTGAAAGATAATGAGGCATATGTGCGTCTCGCATTCACAGCGACATTTTTCACCGGCATTACTCAAGCTGCACTTGGGTTTTTCAGGTGGTATTGATTGTTTACTGCATGATCTTCAATgaataatttcttataaaaaaatctttggttTTCAGATTGGGtttcttgattgattttttgtCACATGCTGCAATTGTTGGATTCATGGCTGGTGCAGCCATTACTATTGCCCTTCAACAGCTCAAAGGATTTCTTGGGATTAAGAATTTCACTCAGAAAACTGACATTATATCTGTAATGCAGTCTGTTTGGGGTTCAGTTCATCATGGAGTgagtaaattttgattttatttttcattttgttgaagtttatcagataaaaaaaaattactcaaatttttgttgattttgcagTGGAATTGGCAAACTGTGCTAATTGGAGCATCCTTTTTGGCATTCCTTCTTTTATCTAAGTACATTGTAAGAGTTAAATTTCAGTTAATTTCTTGTAATTAGTATTGAATTACTGAACATTGTTTTGAAACAAGCaggggaagaagaaaaggagCTTGTTTTGGATTCCGGCAATTGCTCCATTGATCTCTGTCATTGTGGCAACTTTTTTCGTCTACATTACTCGTGCTGATGAAAATGGTGTTCAGATTGTTAGTAACTCTAAAACAGATTACTTTTctgcaatttatttttttcctgttCATGTTTTCTGTAGACTGAAACTAAATGAAGTATATCATTTCTGAAAGGTAAAACACATACAAAGAGGCATCAACCCTTCCTCTGTTCACAAGATATATTTCGACGGTCGAATGATGTTAAAAGGATTCAAAATTGGAGTCATTGCTGGCTTGATCGGCTTGACGGTAACTGGTCTACAAATTAAACTTTATAATCTTAACACAAATACATTGCTTTGCTGAAATTTTGATGAATTGAACAGGAAGCCATAGCAATTGGAAGAACATTTGCAGGCATGAAAGACTATCAATTGGATGGAAACAAAGAAATGGTTGCACTAGGCACAATGAATGTTATTGGATCAATGACTTCTTGCTATGTTACAACAGGTAACTCATAGCTCTGATATCATGAAGTTGGTTATCCATAAATTTCGGCATTTGAACTTTGTGATCTATGAATTTCAGGCTCATTTTCTCGATCCGCTGTAAATTACATGGCCGGTTGCCACACAACAGTCTCGAACATTGTAATGTCATTGATAGTACTCCTAACATTGGAAGTCATAACACCTCTCTTCAAATACACCCCAAATGCAATCCTTTCATCGATCATTATTTCTGCGGTGATTGGCCTAATTGACTATGAAGCAGCAATACTCATATGGAAGATTGATAAATTCGATTTCCTCGCTTGCATGGGAGCATTCTTTGGTGTGATTTTCAAATCTGTTGAGATTGGCCTCTTGATTGCAGTCAGTATTTTCATGTTATGCAGTTAATTATTTCATTCTTGAATGATATAATTTTCCTCACCTAACCTGAGTTTGTTTATGTTAATGATTCCGAAAAACAGATAGCTATTTCATTTGCGAAAATTTTACTACAAGTTACGAGGCCGAGAACAGCATTGCTAGGTAATCTTCCCCAAACTACAATTTACCGAAACATTGATCAGTATCCAGAGGCAACAAGAGTTTCAGGAGTGCTTATTGTGAGAGTTGATTCAGCTATCTATTTTTCCAACTCCAACTACATTAAAGAAaggtatatacatacatataattaaCCATTAATTCTTTCGGTTTTCTAAAGTTGAACTTCACTTGAATGAAGGATACTAAGATGGTTGAGAGATGAAGAAGAGCTATTAAAGTCAAATAATCAGCAAAGAATTGAGCACTTGATTGTCGAAATGTCACGTAATAATTTccagctttttcttcttcatctattttatattgttaatttatttagttttgtttAACACTCTGACTACTTCCACAGCTATGATTGACATCGATACGAGTGGAATTCATGCATTGGAAGACTTGTTCAAAAGCCTCCAAAAACGGAACATTCAGGTGAAATATGTTTAACATTTTTACTGCTtgaattatatttgaaaatttattacattttatGTTGGTCTGAATATCTGCATATGGTATATATTTGCAGTTAATTCTGGCGAACCCGGGAACGGTGGTGATCGAAAAACTCGAGTCATCGAAGTTAACCAATTTAATAGGGCAAGACAACATTTTTCTTACTGTTAGTGAGGCTGTGATGAGTGTTGCTCCAAAGGCAATGGAAGAAGTCTGATGGAGTGAAGAAGCAAAGTTGAACACTTTTTTTAGTGAAAGGAAGTACAAGACAAGGTTCAAATGAGTTCTTGTGTTATCTGCAAATAAAGAGAGCAAGAATTTGAATAGAAGATTACTGATTTCATGATCTTGCTAAAGGATGTGTTAtcttttgttataaaaattaatgaaacttttataaaatttcaatcaaattttttttccaccaataagaaaaaaatgaaaaccagGTTTTGAAGCTTCTGTATCATGAGTGGGGCTTTTATTCAGAAATCATgtgtaaattataattatgccTCTTGAAAAACTCCCAATTATCCATACTTGCATTCATTTTCTTAGTTTCATTCATCATaagatgattaattaattaaaaactttgCATGTATCTTATCATACTAACAAGCTAACATACCATTTCTTTGACCTGTCTTCAGGATTATGCTCCATGTCTCAATGAAATCTAAActttcttttaaagaaaaatcaatcagCACATAATCTTCTCATCAAATGACAAAAAGCCTACAACTTAAGCTAACAAGATCAACTCTATGAATAAAACAAGTTCACACACCTTCAATGCTGCAACTCTTGTTTCCATGGAGATTTCATTATCACTATCAAGCTCTGCAACAATCAAAGCAGTAAAAATTTATACAGAAACAAAGTAGCAGAGACATTAATCAAACAGCAAATTTGTGCAAAGTTTCAGCAAGAAGAAACCATCCTGATGTTCATCGAGCTTTACAACAAGACGAGAAATTTGGATGAAGCAGTTCAATGGACTGAAATCTCTATTTGCAAAACAAAAGGCAACGAGGAATAATACTTGTACACGTTCAACTTGTAAAAATTAATAAGCAATATTATTCTTCAAATTTAGAATCTCCtggcaaataaataaatattcagtAAATAAATTTACAGCTCAATCTAACACTGGGCATTCACCAGTATATACACTTTTGCATCAGCGAAATTACATAAATAGAACTGCATTATTGGAAATCCGAAACTTGGTGCAGTGCCAGTGTTATTTCCGAATACTTTATCTTATTGCACAACATACAGTTCCAGTACCAATGTGGTCCTTGTAAAAAGTTTCAACCAAGTACTTGCCTGAGTTCTTCAATTAATTCTGCTCGGTGTGATGGATCAATCTGTGACAATGGTGGGAAAACAAGGTTGTTAGGGATTTAGAAGGTTGTAAAATCATAAGaatatatgatgaaatgaaagaGGAGAGTGATTGATTACCTTGCCGATGAGTGCAGCCAGGCCTTTAGGCAGAGCTTTCAAGTCGGAAGTAGATTCTCCGAGGCTCAATAGTTGTTGGAGTACCTTCTGAGTTCTCAACTCTTTAAGATGGTTTTCATAGTTTGTAGTATCACCTCTCCAAGCAaagaaagcttcatcatcctgCCATTTGGCGTCGGCATTGTCAACTGGTTCAGAATCCAGGAACCATTTCTTGATCAAACTCATTGCGGAGCTCAGTGACAACTGTTCTCCAGCGGCTTCTCTGACAGTCTTCACAAGTGACGCCTCTGCCACTCTCCTGTTTAACCTTTTGTAGAAGAAAGACCGAGAGTCTTTCCAGTCTACGACTTGCTTGATCACCTGTTTGCTAGCCATTCTCAACGAAGTATCATGCAACTCAGCAAACCGTGTGGCGATCTGAGTGTAAAGCGGTAGTAACTGTTTTTCTCGAGCTTTTATGCTCTTCTGGATGGACTCCACATCTCCTTGTGCATTGTTTGCCCGTGCTTCTCTAAGCATTGCTTTAAGACCGATGATCACGTGATCAAGTCTGCCCATGCAGTCAAGGAGCTCCTTTAACTTGAATTTGACT containing:
- the LOC120281752 gene encoding sulfate transporter 1.2-like, which encodes MVHSVSPTRYKVAYPPRRKLATEFADKLKETFFSDDPLRPYKDQTRARKVGIVFQYLFPILEWSKGYNLSKFKGDLIAGLTIASLCIPQDIGYAKLANLDPKYGLYSSFVPPLIYAVMGSSRDIAIGPVAVVSLLLGTLLKDEIDPVKDNEAYVRLAFTATFFTGITQAALGFFRLGFLIDFLSHAAIVGFMAGAAITIALQQLKGFLGIKNFTQKTDIISVMQSVWGSVHHGWNWQTVLIGASFLAFLLLSKYIGKKKRSLFWIPAIAPLISVIVATFFVYITRADENGVQIVKHIQRGINPSSVHKIYFDGRMMLKGFKIGVIAGLIGLTEAIAIGRTFAGMKDYQLDGNKEMVALGTMNVIGSMTSCYVTTGSFSRSAVNYMAGCHTTVSNIVMSLIVLLTLEVITPLFKYTPNAILSSIIISAVIGLIDYEAAILIWKIDKFDFLACMGAFFGVIFKSVEIGLLIAIAISFAKILLQVTRPRTALLGNLPQTTIYRNIDQYPEATRVSGVLIVRVDSAIYFSNSNYIKERILRWLRDEEELLKSNNQQRIEHLIVEMSPMIDIDTSGIHALEDLFKSLQKRNIQLILANPGTVVIEKLESSKLTNLIGQDNIFLTVSEAVMSVAPKAMEEV